A window of the Chitinivorax tropicus genome harbors these coding sequences:
- a CDS encoding MlaA family lipoprotein, which translates to MRYPLILLLSALIAVLTGCATAPDKRDPFEPFNRKVYAFNETADTAVIKPAAEAYTKVVPSPVRAGVHNFLGNLKEISYLVNNLLQGKVEGAAISMGRFTFNSTLGLAGLIDLMTPVGFPARPEDFGQTLGKWGVKPGPYLVLPLFGPSTLRDTAGMVADTATSINAPASEPAARYGVLAIGAVDKRAELLGASEVLDSAALDPYTFLRDAYLQKRIAEIYDGNPPSTVDPDDPFADDSKASQPASPPAP; encoded by the coding sequence ATGCGTTACCCGTTGATATTACTGCTATCTGCCCTGATTGCCGTCCTGACTGGTTGTGCAACGGCACCTGACAAACGCGACCCGTTCGAGCCTTTCAACCGCAAGGTCTATGCCTTCAATGAAACGGCGGATACGGCAGTCATCAAGCCTGCGGCTGAAGCATACACCAAGGTAGTGCCGAGCCCGGTCCGCGCTGGGGTTCACAACTTTCTCGGCAACCTCAAGGAAATCTCCTATCTCGTCAACAACCTGCTGCAAGGCAAAGTTGAGGGCGCGGCCATCAGCATGGGGCGTTTCACATTCAACTCGACCTTGGGCTTGGCAGGGTTGATCGATTTGATGACGCCGGTGGGTTTTCCTGCGCGGCCAGAGGACTTTGGCCAAACCTTAGGTAAATGGGGTGTCAAACCCGGCCCATATCTGGTGCTCCCCCTGTTTGGCCCCTCTACGCTTAGAGATACCGCTGGGATGGTGGCCGACACTGCAACCAGTATCAACGCGCCCGCCAGCGAGCCCGCCGCCCGATATGGTGTACTGGCGATCGGCGCAGTCGATAAGCGTGCAGAGCTGCTGGGTGCCAGTGAAGTATTGGATTCCGCCGCACTCGACCCATACACCTTCTTGCGGGATGCCTACCTGCAAAAGCGCATTGCCGAGATCTATGATGGAAATCCGCCTAGCACGGTCGATCCGGACGATCCGTTCGCGGATGACAGTAAAGCATCTCAGCCGGCGTCGCCGCCCGCCCCATAA
- the hutH gene encoding histidine ammonia-lyase, whose translation MTAFLLKPGQLSLAELRHIWRAPVTLSLDTAAHAAIDESAHTVSRVLSEGRVVYGINTGFGLLASTRIAAEELELLQRSIVLSHAAGVGERMRDATVRLMMVLKINSLARGFSGIRRDVIDALIKLVNAEVYPVVPQKGSVGASGDLAPLAHMACVLIGEGEVTYHGERLSGGAGLKLAGLTPITLAPKEGLALLNGTQASTAFALEGLFAAEDLFAAGVVTGALSVEAAQGSRRPFDDRIHQVRGHAGQIDVAGAYRHLLDHSEIEHSHENCGKVQDPYSLRCQPQVMGACLTQIRNAADILLTEANSVSDNPLVFADDNDIISGGNFHAEPVAFAADNLALAIAEVGSLSERRMALLIDSKLSGLPPFLVENGGVNSGFMIAQVTSAALASENKTLAHPASVDSLPTSANQEDHVSMATFAARRLHDMADNTAGILAVELLAACQGVDFRAPLKTSVELEQAKALLRARVSFYDKDRYFAPDIERAKALIQQGGYDRFLPAGLLPSL comes from the coding sequence ATGACTGCATTTCTGTTGAAACCAGGCCAGCTGAGCCTGGCCGAGCTGCGCCACATCTGGCGGGCACCAGTCACCTTGTCGCTGGATACCGCTGCCCATGCGGCTATCGACGAGTCCGCCCATACCGTTTCCCGTGTCCTGTCCGAAGGCCGTGTGGTATATGGCATCAACACGGGCTTTGGCTTATTGGCCAGCACCCGTATCGCGGCAGAAGAGCTGGAGCTTTTGCAGCGCTCGATCGTGCTGTCACATGCGGCAGGTGTTGGTGAGCGGATGCGTGACGCGACCGTCCGGCTGATGATGGTCTTGAAGATCAACTCGCTGGCGCGGGGCTTTTCCGGCATCCGCCGTGACGTGATCGATGCGCTCATCAAGCTGGTGAATGCCGAGGTGTATCCGGTGGTGCCGCAGAAGGGCTCTGTCGGTGCCTCTGGCGACCTGGCCCCCTTGGCGCACATGGCCTGCGTGTTGATTGGTGAGGGCGAAGTGACCTATCACGGCGAACGTTTGTCTGGCGGAGCCGGTTTGAAGCTGGCCGGATTGACGCCGATCACGCTGGCACCGAAAGAAGGCCTGGCGTTGTTGAATGGCACCCAGGCCAGCACCGCTTTTGCCTTGGAAGGCTTGTTTGCGGCAGAGGATCTGTTTGCGGCTGGTGTCGTGACCGGTGCCCTGTCGGTCGAGGCCGCCCAAGGCTCGCGTCGCCCATTCGACGATCGTATCCATCAGGTACGCGGCCATGCCGGGCAGATCGATGTTGCCGGGGCCTATCGGCACCTGTTGGATCACTCCGAGATCGAGCATTCACACGAGAACTGCGGCAAGGTGCAAGATCCCTATAGCCTGCGCTGCCAGCCCCAAGTGATGGGCGCTTGCCTGACGCAGATCCGCAATGCCGCCGATATTCTGTTGACTGAGGCCAACTCGGTCTCTGATAACCCCTTGGTGTTTGCGGACGACAACGACATCATCTCCGGTGGCAATTTCCATGCGGAGCCGGTCGCATTCGCCGCTGACAATCTGGCCTTGGCCATTGCCGAGGTCGGATCACTCTCAGAGCGTCGCATGGCGCTGTTGATCGATTCCAAATTGTCTGGCCTGCCGCCCTTTCTGGTCGAGAACGGTGGTGTGAATTCCGGCTTCATGATCGCACAGGTGACCTCTGCCGCCTTGGCGTCTGAGAACAAGACGCTGGCGCATCCGGCATCGGTCGATAGCCTGCCGACATCCGCGAATCAGGAAGACCACGTCTCGATGGCCACCTTTGCCGCCCGCCGCCTGCATGACATGGCCGACAATACGGCGGGCATCTTGGCTGTCGAGTTATTGGCAGCCTGCCAAGGGGTTGATTTCCGCGCACCACTGAAAACGTCGGTGGAGTTGGAACAGGCCAAGGCATTATTACGTGCCCGGGTGTCGTTCTATGACAAGGATCGTTACTTCGCGCCAGATATCGAGCGAGCCAAGGCACTGATCCAGCAAGGGGGCTATGATCGATTCCTGCCTGCTGGGCTGTTGCCATCGTTGTAA
- the hutU gene encoding urocanate hydratase produces the protein MNRHDPSRVIRAPRGNQLTCKSWLTEAAYRMIQNNLDPDVAERPEDLVVYGGIGRAARSWECFDRILDVLKRLEDDQTLLVQSGKPVGVFQTHADAPRVLLANSNLVPHWATWDHFNELDRKGLMMYGQMTAGSWIYIGTQGIVQGTYETFAAVAKQHFAGEARGKWILTGGLGGMGGAQPLAGVMAGFNVLAVECDETRIDFRLRTRYVDFKAKTLDEALAIINEANASGKAISVGLLGNAADVFAELVARGITPDVVTDQTSAHDPLNGYLPQGWTIEQWKARRQSEPQAVVKAAKASMAVQVRAMLALQQRGSATLDYGNNIRQMALEEGVQNAFDFPGFVPAYIRPLFCEGIGPFRWVALSGDPEDIYKTDQKVKELIPHDSHLHHWLDMARERIAFQGLPARICWVGLKDRARLGLAFNEMVAKGELKAPIVIGRDHLDSGSVASPNRETEAMLDGSDAVSDWPLLNALLNTAGGATWVSLHHGGGVGMGFSQHAGVVIVCDGSEAAARRIARVLRNDPGTGVMRHADAGYEIARQSARENSLDLPML, from the coding sequence ATGAACCGACATGACCCTTCGCGTGTGATCCGCGCCCCGCGTGGCAATCAGCTGACGTGCAAAAGCTGGCTGACCGAAGCCGCCTATCGCATGATTCAGAACAACCTAGACCCGGATGTGGCCGAGCGTCCTGAAGATCTGGTGGTGTACGGCGGCATTGGCCGCGCGGCCCGCAGCTGGGAATGCTTTGACAGGATTCTGGATGTGCTCAAGCGCCTGGAGGATGACCAGACCTTGCTGGTGCAGTCCGGCAAGCCGGTTGGGGTGTTCCAGACCCACGCTGACGCGCCGCGCGTGCTGCTGGCCAATTCCAATCTGGTGCCGCATTGGGCGACCTGGGATCATTTCAATGAGTTGGATCGGAAAGGCCTGATGATGTATGGCCAGATGACTGCTGGCTCGTGGATCTATATCGGCACGCAGGGAATTGTCCAAGGGACTTACGAGACCTTTGCCGCCGTGGCCAAGCAGCACTTTGCTGGCGAGGCCAGAGGGAAATGGATTCTGACCGGTGGCCTGGGGGGCATGGGTGGAGCGCAGCCTTTGGCTGGCGTGATGGCTGGTTTCAACGTGCTGGCGGTGGAGTGCGACGAAACGCGCATCGATTTCCGTCTGCGTACCCGCTATGTCGATTTCAAAGCCAAAACCCTGGACGAAGCGCTGGCTATCATCAACGAGGCCAATGCCAGTGGCAAGGCCATTTCTGTCGGCTTGTTGGGAAATGCAGCCGATGTGTTTGCTGAGCTGGTTGCACGCGGCATCACCCCTGATGTCGTCACTGACCAGACCAGTGCGCATGACCCACTGAATGGCTATCTGCCGCAAGGCTGGACAATCGAGCAATGGAAAGCACGTCGCCAGAGCGAGCCGCAGGCGGTGGTCAAGGCTGCCAAAGCCTCGATGGCGGTGCAAGTGCGGGCGATGCTGGCCCTGCAACAGCGCGGTTCGGCCACGCTCGATTACGGCAACAACATCCGCCAGATGGCGTTGGAGGAGGGCGTGCAAAATGCCTTCGACTTTCCGGGTTTCGTCCCTGCCTACATCCGTCCTCTGTTCTGCGAAGGGATTGGGCCTTTCCGCTGGGTGGCGTTGTCGGGAGACCCGGAAGACATCTACAAAACGGATCAGAAAGTCAAAGAACTGATTCCACACGACAGCCATCTACACCACTGGCTGGACATGGCGCGGGAGCGCATCGCTTTCCAAGGCCTGCCAGCACGTATCTGCTGGGTGGGGCTGAAAGACCGCGCCCGCCTGGGTCTGGCATTCAACGAGATGGTCGCCAAGGGCGAGCTGAAAGCACCGATTGTAATTGGCCGCGATCATTTGGACTCCGGCTCGGTTGCCAGCCCCAACCGCGAAACCGAGGCCATGCTGGATGGCTCGGATGCCGTCTCTGATTGGCCTTTGCTGAATGCCCTGCTGAATACCGCAGGGGGCGCGACCTGGGTGTCCCTGCATCATGGCGGGGGCGTAGGCATGGGGTTCAGCCAGCACGCTGGGGTGGTGATCGTTTGCGATGGCAGCGAAGCTGCTGCCAGACGGATTGCCCGTGTGCTGCGCAATGATCCTGGAACAGGCGTGATGCGCCATGCTGACGCAGGCTATGAGATTGCCAGGCAATCCGCCCGTGAGAACAGCCTGGATTTGCCCATGCTGTGA
- the hutG gene encoding formimidoylglutamase: MWVKPDPARWQGRVDSEEAGDARRWHQQIRCEVPSGQAGVALLGFACDAGVKRNHGRPGAHKGPQAIRHALANLAWHGGERVVWDAGDVVCEGDALEAAQAELAVMVDGLLTAGHFPVVMGGGHEVAFGTFSGLARHLANQGGTPKVGILNLDAHFDLRLAREANSGTPFRQIAESCVAHGWPFHYACFGVAEPANTAALFARARELDVTYRLDEDMGIAQLPDTLHQLSQFLAPLDHLYLTIDIDVLPAYQAPGVSAPAARGVALEVIEAILDLAKASDKLRIVDLAELNPEFDIDHRTAKTAARLIHRLTK; the protein is encoded by the coding sequence ATGTGGGTGAAACCTGATCCGGCTCGCTGGCAAGGGCGGGTCGATAGTGAAGAGGCTGGGGATGCCCGGCGTTGGCACCAGCAGATTCGCTGCGAGGTGCCTTCGGGCCAAGCGGGTGTCGCGCTGCTGGGGTTTGCCTGTGATGCAGGTGTCAAGCGGAATCATGGCCGGCCCGGCGCCCATAAAGGGCCGCAGGCAATACGCCATGCGCTGGCGAACCTGGCCTGGCATGGTGGTGAGCGTGTGGTGTGGGATGCGGGCGACGTAGTCTGTGAAGGCGATGCGTTGGAGGCGGCACAGGCTGAATTGGCGGTGATGGTGGATGGTCTGCTTACCGCAGGCCATTTCCCTGTGGTGATGGGTGGTGGGCACGAGGTCGCCTTTGGCACCTTCAGTGGTCTGGCCCGCCATCTGGCCAATCAAGGCGGCACGCCCAAGGTCGGCATTCTCAACCTGGATGCGCATTTCGACCTTCGCTTGGCGCGCGAGGCCAATTCTGGCACCCCGTTCCGGCAAATTGCCGAGTCCTGCGTGGCACATGGTTGGCCTTTTCACTACGCCTGCTTCGGGGTGGCTGAGCCTGCCAATACCGCCGCGCTGTTCGCCAGGGCGCGTGAATTGGATGTGACCTATCGGTTGGATGAGGACATGGGCATCGCCCAGTTGCCGGATACATTGCATCAACTCAGTCAATTCCTTGCACCACTTGATCATCTCTACCTGACCATCGATATCGACGTATTGCCTGCTTACCAAGCGCCTGGGGTATCCGCCCCGGCGGCACGAGGGGTGGCCTTGGAGGTGATCGAAGCCATACTCGATCTGGCCAAGGCTTCCGACAAATTACGCATCGTTGATCTGGCGGAGCTCAACCCTGAATTCGACATTGATCATCGCACAGCCAAGACCGCTGCTCGCCTGATCCACCGTCTGACCAAATGA
- the hutI gene encoding imidazolonepropionase → MHTVLTDCDQLWLNAQVAAHWGGVDASTDASSALVAMGVKQGRIALLAPMSELAAMALPAGAIDLAGAWVTPALIDCHTHAVFGGNRAQEWEMRLCGVPYAEIARQGGGILSTVRATRALNEADLLAASLPRVQALAAEGVGCIEIKSGYGLTLDDELKMLRVAHRLGELAQIDVSATLLAAHAVPPEYTGRADDYVSLICNDIIPAVAEAGLAEAVDVFCEHIAFTRAQAERLFVCACQHGLAVKGHMEQLSDLDGSALAAQYGAWSVDHVEFLSDAGIDALARSGTVAVLLPAAFYFLREKQLPPIAALRAAGVPMAVATDLNPGTSPFASIRLAMNMACVLFGLTPQQAFAGVTQHAARALGRATRLGRLAVGYEASFCVWQVQHPAELAYQMGVNPLRYRVWRGQQIAH, encoded by the coding sequence ATGCACACTGTACTGACGGACTGTGATCAGCTCTGGCTGAACGCTCAGGTCGCTGCCCACTGGGGGGGCGTGGATGCAAGCACGGATGCGTCCTCCGCCTTGGTTGCCATGGGTGTCAAGCAGGGGCGCATCGCGCTACTGGCGCCGATGTCCGAGCTTGCGGCAATGGCGCTGCCGGCGGGTGCCATTGACCTGGCCGGTGCCTGGGTGACACCGGCCTTGATCGATTGCCACACGCATGCGGTGTTTGGGGGCAATCGTGCGCAAGAGTGGGAGATGCGTTTGTGCGGCGTGCCCTATGCTGAGATTGCCAGGCAAGGGGGCGGCATTCTGTCCACGGTGCGGGCCACCCGTGCCTTGAATGAGGCTGACCTGCTGGCTGCCAGCTTGCCGCGTGTGCAAGCCCTGGCGGCAGAGGGGGTGGGTTGCATCGAGATCAAATCCGGCTATGGACTCACCTTGGACGACGAGCTGAAGATGCTGCGTGTGGCGCATCGGCTGGGTGAGTTGGCCCAGATCGATGTATCTGCCACCTTGTTGGCGGCGCATGCTGTACCACCTGAATACACCGGTCGGGCAGATGACTATGTCAGCCTGATCTGCAACGACATCATTCCAGCAGTTGCCGAGGCCGGGCTGGCCGAAGCGGTGGACGTGTTCTGCGAGCACATCGCATTTACTCGTGCGCAAGCCGAGCGCCTCTTTGTGTGCGCCTGCCAGCATGGGTTGGCGGTCAAAGGCCATATGGAGCAGCTGTCTGACCTGGATGGCTCGGCCCTGGCTGCGCAGTATGGCGCGTGGTCGGTGGATCATGTCGAGTTTCTGAGTGATGCGGGGATTGATGCGTTGGCCCGTAGCGGCACGGTGGCGGTATTGCTGCCCGCCGCCTTCTATTTTCTGCGTGAAAAGCAGCTGCCGCCAATCGCTGCCTTGCGCGCTGCGGGGGTGCCGATGGCCGTCGCGACTGATCTCAACCCAGGTACCAGCCCGTTTGCCTCGATCCGTTTGGCCATGAACATGGCCTGCGTGTTGTTTGGATTGACACCCCAACAAGCCTTTGCCGGTGTGACGCAGCACGCTGCGCGTGCATTGGGGCGGGCAACCCGCCTGGGGCGGCTGGCAGTTGGATATGAGGCGAGCTTCTGTGTCTGGCAAGTGCAGCATCCTGCCGAGCTGGCCTATCAGATGGGCGTCAATCCATTGCGGTACCGAGTGTGGCGTGGTCAGCAGATAGCACATTGA
- the hutC gene encoding histidine utilization repressor produces MTQPRYQAIKSYLLQRIREQTYQPGSKIPPEVQLAEQFGVSRMTVNKAIRDLVGDGMLVRFAGDGTYVADTRAESPLLSVCSIAGEIRRRGHQYDNTVLLLRSEVVDDTIALRLGVRVGTEVYHSMIVHRENGVPIQLEDRYLNPRWVPHYLEQDFSDITPNEYLTQACPLSDIEHIVEATMPDAETQRLLEISANEPCLLVHRRTWSADRLISFARLTHPGTRYKLRSQVHVDV; encoded by the coding sequence ATGACACAGCCCCGTTATCAAGCCATCAAGTCTTATTTGCTCCAGCGTATCCGGGAGCAGACCTACCAGCCTGGCAGCAAGATTCCACCCGAGGTGCAGTTGGCGGAGCAATTCGGTGTCAGCCGGATGACCGTCAACAAGGCCATCCGTGATCTGGTGGGCGATGGCATGCTGGTGCGCTTTGCTGGCGATGGCACCTATGTGGCGGATACGCGGGCTGAATCGCCACTGCTGTCGGTGTGCAGCATTGCAGGCGAGATCCGCCGTCGAGGCCATCAGTACGATAACACCGTCTTGTTGTTACGCAGCGAGGTGGTGGATGACACGATTGCGCTGAGGCTGGGTGTGCGCGTGGGCACCGAGGTGTATCACTCGATGATCGTGCACCGTGAGAACGGGGTGCCGATCCAGCTGGAAGACCGCTATCTGAACCCTCGCTGGGTGCCTCATTATCTGGAGCAGGATTTTTCCGACATCACGCCCAACGAGTACCTGACCCAAGCCTGCCCTTTGTCGGACATCGAGCATATCGTCGAGGCCACCATGCCAGATGCGGAAACCCAGCGCCTGCTGGAGATCAGCGCCAATGAGCCCTGTCTGCTGGTGCATCGCCGTACCTGGTCTGCTGATCGCCTGATCAGCTTCGCGCGTCTGACCCATCCTGGCACGCGCTATAAGCTTCGTTCGCAAGTCCATGTCGATGTGTGA
- a CDS encoding DegT/DnrJ/EryC1/StrS family aminotransferase has product MHFDRPIGGFFELELPPRQPGNLLEYWQAEPSDCRWYGNARSALMQLLQTRQIRRTWLPAYLCDAVIDAALESGCRILFYPVDHHLQPDSAWLSSRLDSGDAVLAVDYFGRPPNAAFLSLVNSRPDIDWIEDRAHAIDTGMAPWGTWQLFSPRKLAGVPDGGLLIGPQLSCLPATQGVPHLHASAWMRREDCTGHRHAEWVARHQQDEASMDIGPRPVSKLTQHMLACMPASPLLIARKQNYARYQVALPYMSFLGDVQSYAPFGFVVRTQHADDLWRHLIDQRIFAQRHWRDISAPVEQFPVAHQLSNELLTLPCDHRLTNADVDRVIAAVQIFFDE; this is encoded by the coding sequence ATGCACTTCGATCGCCCCATTGGTGGTTTTTTCGAGCTGGAGCTCCCGCCCCGTCAACCCGGCAATCTACTTGAATACTGGCAGGCAGAGCCTTCTGACTGTCGCTGGTATGGCAATGCCCGGTCTGCATTGATGCAGTTGCTGCAAACCCGGCAGATACGCCGTACCTGGCTGCCAGCCTATCTGTGCGATGCCGTCATCGATGCAGCATTGGAATCAGGCTGCCGGATACTGTTCTACCCCGTCGATCACCACCTGCAACCTGACAGCGCCTGGTTGAGCAGCCGCCTTGACTCGGGCGATGCGGTGCTGGCGGTGGATTACTTTGGCCGCCCTCCCAATGCCGCCTTCCTGTCGCTGGTGAATTCACGCCCGGACATCGACTGGATCGAAGATCGGGCTCACGCCATCGACACGGGCATGGCCCCCTGGGGCACCTGGCAACTGTTCAGCCCGCGAAAGCTGGCTGGCGTGCCGGATGGTGGGCTATTGATCGGGCCACAGCTTTCCTGCCTGCCGGCGACCCAGGGGGTGCCACATCTCCACGCCAGTGCATGGATGCGCCGTGAGGACTGCACTGGGCACCGCCACGCCGAATGGGTTGCACGCCATCAGCAGGATGAGGCCAGCATGGATATCGGGCCTCGTCCAGTCAGCAAGCTGACACAGCACATGTTGGCCTGCATGCCAGCCTCCCCCCTGCTGATCGCCAGGAAGCAGAACTATGCACGCTATCAAGTCGCCCTGCCCTATATGTCATTTCTGGGTGATGTGCAGAGCTATGCACCGTTCGGTTTTGTCGTCCGCACCCAGCACGCGGATGATCTATGGCGGCACCTGATCGATCAACGGATCTTTGCCCAGCGGCACTGGCGTGATATCAGCGCCCCAGTCGAGCAATTTCCGGTCGCTCATCAGCTATCCAACGAATTGCTCACGCTGCCTTGCGACCACCGCTTGACCAATGCCGATGTGGATCGGGTCATTGCCGCCGTCCAGATCTTTTTCGATGAGTAA